One Burkholderiales bacterium DNA window includes the following coding sequences:
- a CDS encoding ABC transporter ATP-binding protein: protein MFLIGGRTEIYANFIQGSPLVNLPAKNPDESGSPRAGASARGDGDPARAAQRPIIISISNLTKTYASGLEALKSVDLEIREGEIFALLGPNGAGKTTLISIICGIVNPTTGTVTADGHDIVRDYRAARSKIGLVPQELTTDAFETVWATVNFSRGLFGRAPNPAFIEKVLRDLSLWDKRNDKIMTLSGGMKRRVMIAKALSHEPHILFLDEPTAGVDVELRRDMWALVQGLRESGVTIILTTHYIDEAEEMADRIGVISKGELILVEEKTELMKKLGKKQFTLHLQEPMTAIPVELTEWRLALKNGGSELEYTFDTHDERTGIPSLLRRISDLGIAFKDLNTSQSSLEDIFVSLVSERTGARG from the coding sequence ATGTTTTTGATCGGGGGCCGAACGGAAATATATGCCAACTTCATCCAAGGTTCCCCCCTCGTGAATCTGCCAGCCAAAAATCCCGATGAATCCGGGAGCCCGCGCGCCGGCGCAAGCGCGCGCGGCGACGGCGATCCCGCCAGGGCGGCACAGAGGCCGATCATCATCTCCATCTCGAACCTGACCAAGACTTATGCATCCGGCTTAGAGGCGCTGAAGAGCGTCGATCTTGAGATACGCGAAGGCGAGATCTTCGCGCTGCTGGGCCCGAACGGCGCGGGCAAGACGACGCTCATCAGCATCATTTGCGGCATCGTCAATCCGACGACGGGGACGGTGACCGCGGACGGCCACGACATCGTGCGCGACTATCGCGCGGCGCGATCGAAAATCGGCCTGGTGCCGCAGGAGCTGACGACCGACGCGTTCGAGACGGTGTGGGCGACGGTCAACTTCAGCCGCGGCTTGTTCGGGCGCGCGCCGAATCCGGCGTTCATAGAGAAAGTGCTGCGCGATCTGTCCTTGTGGGATAAGCGCAATGACAAAATCATGACTTTGTCGGGCGGCATGAAACGGCGGGTGATGATTGCCAAGGCGCTGTCGCACGAACCGCACATCCTGTTTCTCGACGAGCCGACTGCTGGCGTGGACGTGGAGTTGAGGCGCGATATGTGGGCGCTGGTGCAAGGCTTGCGCGAGAGCGGCGTGACCATCATTCTGACCACGCATTACATCGACGAGGCCGAGGAGATGGCCGATCGCATCGGCGTGATCAGCAAGGGCGAACTCATCCTGGTCGAGGAAAAGACCGAGCTGATGAAAAAGCTGGGCAAGAAACAGTTCACCCTTCATCTGCAGGAGCCGATGACTGCGATTCCCGTCGAGCTAACCGAGTGGCGGCTGGCGCTGAAAAACGGCGGGAGCGAACTGGAATACACCTTCGACACGCACGACGAGCGCACCGGCATTCCGTCGCTGCTCAGGCGCATTAGCGATCTGGGGATAGCGTTCAAGGATCTGAACACGAGTCAAAGCTCGCTCGAGGATATCTTCGTCAGCCTGGTGAGCGAACGCACGGGAGCGCGAGGATGA
- a CDS encoding ABC transporter permease gives MNTLAFNRYGVWAIYKFEMARFARTLWQSLFAPVITTSLYFVVFGAAIGSRISDVDGVSYGAFIVPGLIMLSLFTESLSNASFGIYFPKFTGTIYELLSAPVSSLEIVLAYVGAAATKSILLGLVILATASLFVPIQILHPVWMIAFLLLTATSFSLFGFIIGIWAKGFEQLQFIPMLIITPLTFLGGAFYSIDMLPPAWRTVTLFNPVVYLISGFRWSFYETSDVGVGMSLTMTLAFFAICLAAVWWIFRTGYRLKN, from the coding sequence ATGAACACATTGGCATTCAACCGCTACGGCGTCTGGGCGATCTACAAATTCGAGATGGCGCGATTCGCGCGCACTTTGTGGCAGAGCCTGTTTGCGCCGGTCATCACCACCTCGCTTTACTTCGTGGTATTCGGCGCGGCGATCGGGTCGCGCATCAGCGACGTGGACGGCGTGTCTTACGGCGCCTTCATCGTGCCGGGGCTGATCATGCTGTCGCTGTTCACCGAAAGCCTGTCCAACGCCTCGTTCGGTATCTACTTCCCGAAGTTTACTGGCACGATCTACGAGCTCCTGTCAGCGCCGGTGTCTTCTCTCGAAATCGTCCTCGCTTATGTTGGCGCGGCGGCGACCAAGTCCATCCTTCTGGGCCTGGTCATCCTCGCCACGGCGTCGCTGTTCGTGCCGATCCAGATTCTGCATCCGGTCTGGATGATCGCTTTCCTGCTACTGACGGCGACGAGCTTCAGCTTGTTCGGCTTCATCATCGGCATCTGGGCGAAAGGCTTCGAGCAGCTTCAGTTCATCCCCATGCTGATCATCACGCCGCTGACCTTCCTCGGCGGTGCGTTCTATTCGATCGACATGCTGCCGCCGGCATGGCGCACAGTCACCCTGTTCAACCCGGTGGTCTACCTGATCAGCGGCTTTCGCTGGAGCTTTTACGAGACGTCGGATGTCGGCGTGGGCATGAGCCTGACCATGACGCTGGCATTCTTCGCAATCTGCCTCGCCGCAGTGTGGTGGATTTTCAGGACCGGGTATCGGCTGAAGAACTGA